One Senegalimassilia faecalis genomic window, GGAAAAGCCGACGATGCCGCAACTGATTCCGCAAGCAATTCGCAAGAGTCCGCTGGCACCGGCGAAAGCTCCTCGGGCACCGTTGATGCGCCCAGCAACGATGGCGCCGACTGGACAAGCGACCGCGACGCATTCGTAGCGCAGTGGGCTGGCCGCATCAACGCCTACCTTGCCGGCTCGCCCATGGCGGGCACGGGCGAAACGTTCGCCGAGGCCGCCTGGGATTACGGCGTTGACCCGCGCTGGTCGCCCGCTATCTCGAACACGGAAAGCTCCAAGGGCCTGTACTGTTTCAACAGCTGCAACGCCTGGGGCTGGGGTTCGGCCAGCTGGGACAACTGGGATGACGCCATTCGCACCCACGTTGCCGGCCTTGCCCGTGGCTATGGCTACACCATTTCCGTAGAGGCCGCCAAGAAGTACTGCCCGCCGAATTGGGAGCACTGGTACAGCGCCACGCTGGCGCAGATGAACATGATTTAACGAACAACCCGGCTTCGGCCGGGTTTTCTTTTGCATGAAGCCCGCTGTTTTCCGGGGTTTGTTGCGCTTTTCCAAGAAAGTCGCAGAGCGGGCCCACCATCCCCTTGCCCCTCGTTTCTAAACTGCGGAAATGTCGCGGCGTGAACGACGAAAAGCCCGCGGGTACGTTATCTTGACGAAACCGGGGGGCTTTCCCTTACCGCAATTTGTCGCGGCGCTGTTTCCAGTCGGGCATGAAATGGTCCATGAGCTGGTGAAACCGGGGGCCGTGGCCGCGTTCAAGCAGATGGCATAGCTCGTGCACCACCACGTACTCCAGGCAATCGGGAGGATAGAGAGCCAGGCGCACGTTGATGCAGATGCGGCCGGTGGACGGCTGGCAGCTGCCCCAGCGGCTTGTCATGTTGCGATACGCAAGCGAGCCGACCTTCACGCCCATGATGGGTTCCCATGCGGCAATGAGCGCGGGAACGCATGCTTGCACCACCGCGCGCCACCGCGCCACCTCGGCGGGCGACGCCTGCGAAGCGCGGGCCATGGGCGTTGCCGCCACGCGCGCCATCTGCGTTTCAATCCAGTCGCGCTTGCGGCGCACGAAGTCCACCACATCGGCCTTCGTCATCCATGTGGGCGCGGAAACTTCCACGTGGTCGCCGTCGCGGGCAATACGCAGATTGAGGTTCTTCACGCGTTTGTGCTGCAGGTGGATTTCAATGTCGTCGACGAAGAACACCTCGGGCGGCACCGACGAGCGCGAGGAACGTGGCTGGGAGCCCGCCGACCCGCTGCGCGAGGCGCCCGCACGCGAACCGGATGCGGCTTGCGCGCCAAGCGGGGCTTGCTGCCGCCCGCGCGCCCCGCTTCCCCGCCGCGCGTCAGCTCGCTTGGGTCAACGCGACGCGTGCGCACCAGCCCCGATGCGTTGCGATATGCCATGCCGCTTACGCTTCCAACGCGATATCGTACGCAACGTTGCGCGGCAAGCCGAACTCGGCCGCCAGCGTTTTCGCGATGTCTTTGTTGCGAAGGCCTTCGCCTTTCAGCTGCTGGGCACGCGTGCGCGCGGCGTCTTCGGCGCTTTCTTGGGCCGCCTGGCCCTCGGCCTCGTTCGGCCCGTCGATGACCAGCACGATCTCGCCTTTGATGCCCGGCCCGGCTGCGCGAGCGGCAAACTCGGCGGCTAGCGCGGGCAACGTTGCGCGCACCACTTCCTCGTGGAGCTTCGTCAGCTCGCGGCACACCGCCGCTTCGCGCAGGGGAAACGCTTTCGCCAGCACGTCAAGCGTTGCAGCCACGCGGTTCGGGCTTTCATAGAAGATGAGCGCCGCGTCAAGCGTGCGCACCGCATCAAGCGCCGCCTTTTGGTCGCCGGCCTTGCGCGGGAAAAAGCCGCCGAAATAGAAGCGCGGGTTCGTGCAGCCGCTGGCCACATAAGCCGTGGCCGTGGCCGTGGGGCCCGGCAACACCTCGACGGGGGCGCCCGCCTCGCGACACGCGCGCACCAGGCGCAGCCCCGGGTCGGACACGCCCGGCATGCCGGCGTCGCTGCAGTAGGCGATGATCTCGCCGGCCAGCACGCGCGCAACGACGCCTTCGGCGCGCGAGCCGATCATCGCCTCGTCCAGACGCTCCAGGCGCTTTTCGATGCCGAACGCCGCCAACAGCTTGCCTGTGACGCGCGTGTCCTCCGCGCACACGACATCGGCCGAGCTCAGCGCGTCAAGCGCCCGCTGCGGCATATCGCCAAGGTTGCCGATGGGCGTCGGGCATATGATCAGCTTTCCGGACATGAACGTTCCCTTCACGAAGATGATGGAGAAGATGGTGTCGCGCTTCGCGCTCTTTTGAATGGGCCGAGCTTTCGCTCGGCCCTACGATACAACCAAAAATGCCTTCGCTCGACCCCACGGTGCGGCTCGCGAACCCTTAAGCTCGCGTTTCCTGTACGTCGAGCTTGCCGGCTTCTTCGGCCGCCGGGGTTGCTGCCACCGTGCGGGCGGCGCGGGCCTCGGCTTCCTTGTCGGCCAGGTTGCTCTTCGCCACCGCAATCATAAGCTTGATGCGATTGAGCTGGTTAACCTCCGACGCGCCCGGGTCGTAGTCGACGGCCACGATATTGCTTTCCGGATAGCGGCGACGCAACTCCTTGATAACGGCCTTGCCCACCACGTGGTTCGGCAAGCAGGCGAACGGCTGCGTGCACACCACGTTCGGCGCGCCCGTGCGAATGAGCTCCACCATCTCGGCGGTAAGCAGCCAGCCCTCGCCCATGGAGTTGCACAGGCTCAAAATCTCGCTGGCGTATTCGGCCAACTCGTAGATGCTTGCCGGCGGGTTGAAGCGCGAAGACTCCTCGAGCGCCTTCGTCACCGGCGCGCGCAGGGCCTTCACCACTTTCAGGGCAATCTTGCTGCCGAACGCGCCCTTGGCCGAGCGGCCCAGCGGGTCTTTCTGGAAGATGCCGCCCGCGGCGCCGAACAGGAAGAACTCGATAAGCCCGGGCACCACGGCCTCGCAGCCTTCGCGCTCGATAACGTCGACGATCTGGTTGTTCGCCGTGGGGTGGAACTTCACCAAGATCTCGCCCACCACGCCGACACGGGGCTTCGTGCCCTCGCCTTGCAAAGGCAGCGTGTCGAAGTCCTCGACAATCTGCTTCACCGTTTCCTTGAACTCGCTGCGCTTCACGCCGCGTTTCAGCTGGCGCTTGCACTCGGCCATCCAATGGTCGAACAGGGCGTTCGCGCTGCCGGGCTCCACCTCGTAGGGGCGCGTGCGGTACAGGCACATCATCAGCAGGTCGCCGTACTGCAACGCCGAGACGGCCTGGTACAGCATGGCCGGCGTGATGGAGAAGCCGGGGTTCACCTCGCCCAAGTCCTTGAAGCTGATAGCGATGACCGGGATATGCGACAGGCCCACCGACTTGAGCGCCTTGCGGATAAGCGAGATGTAGTTCGTGGCGCGACAGCCGCCGCCTGTCTGCGTGATGAGCACGGCCAGCTTGTCGGTGTCGTACTTGCCCGACATGACCGCTTCCATGATCTGGCCCGTGACCAGGATGGACGGATAGCAGATGTCGTTGTTCACGTACTTCAGGCCCGCGTCGACCGCGCCGTGGTCCACGGAAGGCAAAAGCTCGACGTTGTAGCCGAAGCGCTCGAAGATGGGCACCAGCAGCTCGAAGTGGTACGGCGCCATCTGCGGGGCCAGGATGGTGTAGCCCGCATCGCGCATCTCCTTCGTGAACTGGGCGCGCGGGAACTCCGTGGTGGCGCCGCTGTCGCGCTGCTTGAACTCGGCCTGCACCTCGGGCGCGGCCTTTTCCGTGAAGCTTGCGGGCGGCTTGATGGCGCGCGCCGCTTCGGCCACGGCCTCGGCATCCGCCCCGCCGGCAGTATTGCCCGCCGCACGCTCCTCGGCCTCTGCCAGCAACTGCTCCACGTCCAGGCTGCACGCGCCGCAGCCCGCGGCGTTCTGCGCCTGCTCGGCCGCGCGGGCCTCGGCCTCCTCGTCGGCCTGGTCCTTCAGGGCCGCAAGCAGGCTGCGCACGCGGATGCGCGCGGCGCCGAGGTTGGACACCTCGTCGATCTTCAGCACGGTGTACACCTTGCCCGCCT contains:
- a CDS encoding M48 family metallopeptidase produces the protein MFFVDDIEIHLQHKRVKNLNLRIARDGDHVEVSAPTWMTKADVVDFVRRKRDWIETQMARVAATPMARASQASPAEVARWRAVVQACVPALIAAWEPIMGVKVGSLAYRNMTSRWGSCQPSTGRICINVRLALYPPDCLEYVVVHELCHLLERGHGPRFHQLMDHFMPDWKQRRDKLR
- the rsmI gene encoding 16S rRNA (cytidine(1402)-2'-O)-methyltransferase, giving the protein MSGKLIICPTPIGNLGDMPQRALDALSSADVVCAEDTRVTGKLLAAFGIEKRLERLDEAMIGSRAEGVVARVLAGEIIAYCSDAGMPGVSDPGLRLVRACREAGAPVEVLPGPTATATAYVASGCTNPRFYFGGFFPRKAGDQKAALDAVRTLDAALIFYESPNRVAATLDVLAKAFPLREAAVCRELTKLHEEVVRATLPALAAEFAARAAGPGIKGEIVLVIDGPNEAEGQAAQESAEDAARTRAQQLKGEGLRNKDIAKTLAAEFGLPRNVAYDIALEA